A region of Melitaea cinxia chromosome 15, ilMelCinx1.1, whole genome shotgun sequence DNA encodes the following proteins:
- the LOC123660482 gene encoding uncharacterized protein LOC123660482, translating to MEGQFQILFDKMKIEMQNQTKEVTDTIMEKIDEKLKPILEENKILKNKIENLEKKVEYLKRDKKSNNIIIHGLNEDEKSIPDLLNKVKKHFLDELNLKLEDWEVNKIYRIGKSNNNNKPRPTVLVLVCGWKKSEIMRNKKKLRELYITEDYSKETLEKRKALQSKVAEERKKGNFAFIKYDKLVVKKNPNTNDKRKRQTSNSPKEDAQPRKQQTLNSSESNRKNAFDMMRMRSNSFSTSFSTTKQ from the coding sequence ATGGAAGgtcaatttcaaattttatttgataaaatgaaaatagaaaTGCAAAACCAAACAAAAGAGGTAACCGATACGATAATGGAAAAAattgatgaaaaattaaaaccgaTTTTggaggaaaataaaatattaaaaaataaaatagaaaacttGGAAAAAAAGGTAGAATATCTAAAAAGAGacaaaaaaagtaacaatataataatacatggATTGAATGAGGATGAGAAATCTATACCGGATTtacttaataaagttaaaaaacattttttggatGAACTTAACCTTAAATTAGAAGATTgggaagtaaataaaatttatcgcattggaaaatcaaataataataacaagccCAGACCCACGGTCCTTGTATTGGTTTGTGGGTGGAAGAAAAGTGAAATCatgagaaataaaaagaaacttagGGAACTGTATATAACTGAAGACTACTCAAAAGAGACTTTAGAAAAAAGGAAGGCACTGCAATCTAAGGTAGCAGAAGAGCGGAAGAAAGGGAATTTTGCTTTCATTAAATATGATAAACTCGTGGTCAAGAAAAACCCAAACACGAACGATAAACGGAAGCGACAAACATCAAACTCCCCAAAAGAAGACGCTCAACCAAGAAAAcaacaaacattaaattcatCGGAATCAAATAGGAAAAATGCGTTTGATATGATGAGGATGCGTTCTAACTCCTTTTCGACCTCCTTTAGTACAACCAAACAATAG